Sequence from the Gemmatimonadaceae bacterium genome:
GCGAGCAACACCGAAGTGCCGATGCCGGCCAATCCGTCGCAGTATCGCACGCGTCTCGCGGCGCTCGATGGCGTGATGACCGAGATCCGCGGCGCGCTGAAGGAGGCGCCGGAAGATCCAGTGATAAATCAGTACTACCTCGCGACGGTCGGTGCGCGCGAAGCAACTCTCCGCCAGCTCGGGACGACACTGCGTCCAGCCGGCGTTAGTCTCAATCGGTTTTAAGGGATGCGGGACATGCGGCTAGCGAAATCATCGCTGGGAATCAGCCTTATCGCGCTTCTCGCCGTCGCCCCGGCGACGGTACGCGCGCAGGAGCCGCCGAAGGGGTGGGTCGGAGTGGTCATCACGACGGGCATCGGCCAAGCCAATGAGTCGGGGGCGATGGTGTTCAACGACTATCCGGTGATCGAGTCAATCGAGCCCGGATCTCCCGCTGAGAAGGCCGGGCTGCAGACGGGCGACCTTCTGATCTCGATCAACTCGCAGGATTTCCGGAAGAATCCGATCCCCATGAGCAGTCTTCTCGTGCCGGGACAGAGGATCACCTTCCGCTACAAGCGGAACGATGTCCTCAGGAGAATCAGTCTCGAGGTGGTCGAGCGTCCGGTGAATACGTCGGGACGCGTCGTTCTCTCGATCATCGGTCCGGCTCCGTCGGAAGGCGCCGGCACGCGCGCGCGCACCGAGGCGACGATGAGCCGCCCCGTGCGCACGAGAATCGCGCTGCCTCCGATGGTATCCATTGCGCCGATCGCTTTCGGTACGGGAACGCCGTTCATCGGAATCGCCGGCGCCGAACTGACTCAGCTCAACGCCGATCTCCGCGATGCGCTCAACCTGAAGGGCGACGGAGTGTTCGTAATCAACGTTGCGGTCGGCACACCGGCCGGTGACGCAGGGCTCAAGAGCGGGGACGTGATCGTCCGCGCGGCCAAGGAAGCGGTGCAGAATCCCGGCGAGCTGATTCGCCTCATGCGCGCGTCGGTGGACAATTCGCTTCAGCTCCAGGTGTTGCGCAAGCGCAAAGCCCAGACGATCACACTGCGCTGGTAATCAGTCGAGCTTCCGCCCTGACCATTGCAGGCGTGCAGTCGTATCAGGCTCCATCTTACTTCTGTCAACATCCAGCAGAGGGCTTGTGGATTCGTTCAAGGAAGACCGCTCCATCTGTGGGTGCGGCAACGTGCATGGAATCCGCCGTGTGGTTCTTACGGGCGGGCCCGGAGCGGGAAAATCCGCCGTGCTCGAGCTCGTCAAGCAGTCGTTCTGCCCCCACGTGATGGTCCTCCCTGAATCGGCGGGAATCGTTTTCGGCGGCGGATTTCCACGGCGCCCTGACCTCGGCGCGTCGCAGGCGGCGCAGCGCGCGATCTTCCACGTTCAGCGCGAGCTCGAGAACGCCGCCGAGGGTCAGAACCCAGCGGTGATTCTCTGTGATCGTGGAACCGTGGATGGGGGAGCGTACTGGAGCGGTAGTCCGGACCTGTGGACGTCCGTGGGGACGACGCTCCCGGCGCAGCTTGCCAGGTACTCAGCAGTGATCCACCTGCGTGTTCCTTCCGCGGACGGCGGATACAACAACAACAATCTGCTTCGCGTGGAGTCGGCAACGGAGGCGGCAAAGATCGACGACCGGATCGCGCAGTTATGGGCCAAACATCCTCACCGCTTCTCGGTCGAGCCAGCGGAGAGTTTCCTGGTCAAAGCCGCCCGAGTTCTCGAGATACTCAAGGAACTCGTCCCGGAGTGCTGCCGCCACCACATCGTTCCGCTCTCGAAGCTGGAGTAGGCAACCGCTCGGCATCCGCGGGTGTGTCTATGTCCAGCGCCGCCGTGTCCAGAGGTACCGCCGTTACCTCGCCGCGATTTTCGCGAAGCCAGCGGCCGGCGCCCGTATCGCCGGTGAGCTTCATCAACGAAGGCATGTGCTCTCTGCCGAATATCGCCGGCACGCCGAGAGTGCCAGCGTACTCTGACGCTACGATGCGACGACCCTGCCCGAACCTGTTGACGAGGCCCTGAAGCGCCGGGGCGTCTACAAGCGGCTGATCGGCGAGCATCACGAGAACTCCATCGTAAGACGTCTGGTGATCGAGAAAGCGCAGACCCGCGGTGAGCGACGACGCCAGACCGCTCTTCCACTGGTGATTGACGACGATCTCGACCGTCAGCGCACCGAGCGAGGGGACGATTTCATCGGCATTGGCGCCGACCACCACGATGACGGGTGCCAGTCCCGCGGCGAGGGCGGCCGACGCCGCGCGGCGCACCAGCGTCTCGCCGCCGTGCATCAACAACTGCTTCGGTGATCCGAAACGCGTCGAGCCGCCGGCCGCGAGTATCACAGCCCCGATGACCGCCGTCAGATCTCCGTCGTCGCCGATGACGGCGACTCGTGCAGCGGGCCTTTACGGTCGCGCAGATGGCCGCCCGCCCGGCGACTGGTAACGGCCGACACTTCGGCGATGATCGAGAGCGCGATGGCGTCCGGCCCATCGCCTCCGATGTCCATTCCCACTGGTGCGAAGAGCCGTTCGTCTCCGCGCACGGTTTCGCCAGCCGATGTCATTTCGGCCAGTATGCGCTTCGTGCGCGCCCGGGGTCCGAGCACGCCAATGTAGACGACGTCTGACTCGAGGAGCGCGCTCACGTAATCGAGATCCCGGGCGTAATGGTGCGACATGACGACTGCCGCGGTGTGCCCGTCGAGGGCGACTGCATCAGCGAGCCGGATCGCATCTTCGCATTCGACGACAGTCGCTCCCGGAAAACGCTCGGCATGAGCGTGCTCAACCGGCCGATGATCCACGACGGTGAGATTCCAGCCAAGCTCCACTCCAGCCTTCACGAGGGGCACGACGTCCGGACCGCTGCCACAGATGACGAGTCTAACCGCCGGAACCACCACCTCGAATGCGATTGCGACGGATCCATATTCCCGCGTGAGCCCGCGTCGCCCGGCGTTCAGCGCTTCAAAGGCATCGGCTTCAGCCGCGGCGAGCTCGGTGCGGTAGCCCCAGTCGCCGACTGTCTGTATTTCCCTCCCGGTGAAGAGCGCATGCGCCCCGAGAGCGGGAGCGCCTTCGGCGCCCGAGGATCGCATGACGGACGCGAGCACGGACGGGGCTGCGAACTCGAGGGCCTGCTCGAGCAGAACGGCGAACGCGCCGGCCTGCATCGGCGGCAGCGGTTCCAGCAGCACGTCGATGAGGCCGTTGCAGCCGAGGCCGAGTCCCCATGCTGCGTCGTCGTCGCCTCGCGTGTCGTAGGTGACGACGATCGCGCGTGCATCTGCGTGCGCCTGCCGAGCGTGCTCGGCGAGATCCGTCTCCAGACAACCTCCACTCACGACGCCTACCGTCGAACCGTCAACGCGCACGACCATTCGCGTGCCGACGCCGCCGTAGTTGGAGCCCGTCACGCTCACCACCGTTGCAAGCACGACCGACTCGCCCCGCAAGGCGGAGTGTGAAAGCGCATCCACGATCGCTCTGTGAGTAGTCATCCGCGCCGAAGATCTCCGCTCGAGTTATGCATCATTCTCTCAATTTGGAATGTGACCGAAGTACGGGGCATCGTCCAGCGTTCCGCCCGGCGGAACAGCCCCATCTTCAAGCTTGCCGCCTTCCGCAGTGCGCCGCATCTTCTCATGATGTCAGCCGTAGGCAGCAGCGTCGCGCGAAAGGATGGAATCGGAAAGGCGACCGGAGGCGCAAGATACATCGACGACCTCGTGTTCCCGGGCATGCTTCACGGGCGCACGATCCGCTCGACCGTCCCGCGGGGGCGGATCAAGTCCATCCGCCTGGATTTCGACACGTCGGGTTTCACGGTCGTGGATTATCGCGACGTCCCGGCGAAGAACGCCGTGGACCTCATGACGCAGGACCAGCCATTCCTCACCGAGCGCGAGGTGAAGCACATGGCTGAGCCGGTTCTCCTTCTCGCGCATGAAAACAAGGAGAGGCTAAACGCCGCGACGGTGGTGATCGAATACGAAGAGCAGGAGCCCCTCTTCGATCCGGAGAAATCCACCGAGGTCTTCAAGGAGGTAGAGATCGTCAAGGGCGACGCCGAATCGGCGCTCGCCGGGTCCGATGTGATCATCGTCGAAGGGACCTATCGTACGGGGCACCAGGAGCACGTGTACATCGAGCCGAACGGAGTGATCGCCGTGCCTGAAGAGGGCGGCATCGCGGTTTACGGCTCAATGCAGTGTCCCTTCTACGTGCTCAAGGCGCTGCGCTGCATGCTTGGCTCCGCGTATCCGAACGTGCGTGTGATCCAGACCGAGACGGGCGGGGGATTCGGCGGAAAGGAAGAATATCCGTCAATAATCTCGGGGCACGCCGTCCTCCTCGCGCTCAAGTCGGGCCGTCCGGTGAAGATCGTCTACGACCGCGAGGAGGATATGATCGCGACGACCAAGCGTCACCCGTCGATCGTCAGACATCGCACCGGCGTCACGCGCGATGGCCGGCTTGTCGCGATGGATGTGGACGTGCTGATGGACGGCGGCGCTTACGCGACGCTCTCTCCAACCGTTCTCTCGCGCGGGTGCATCCATGCCTCGGGCCCGTACAAATGCGACAACATCCGCATCCGCGGACGCACTGTGTTCACGAATACGCCGCCCAACGGAGCATTCCGTGGATTCGGCGCGCCGCAGACTGAGTTCGCCGTCGAAGTGCACATGGATCGCATCGCCGAGCAGCTCGGGATGGATTCGGTCGAGTTGCGGCGCATCAATGCGCTGCGTCCCGGCGACACCACCGCGACCGGCCAGGTTCTTCGCGACGACGCCAGCGCGCACATGGTTCTGGACGAAGCCGTCCGCCGCACCGACTTTGCGCGGAAGCGAAGGGAGTGGAAGGGCACTAATCGCTCGATCGGACTTTCGCTCTTCTATCACGGGGCCGGATTCACCGGCGCGGGCGAACGTAACCTCAAGTCGAAGGCGCGGCTGGATCTGACGCCGACGGGAGTCCGTATCGCCGTTGGCAGCACGGAAATCGGACAGGGCACACGCACGATGCACGCGCAGATCGTGACCGACGCCCTAGGCATGCTATACGAGAGTGTCGAGGTGGCGCAGCCGGACACGTCGCGTGTTGCCGACAGCGGTCCGACCGTCGCCTCGCGCACATGCATGGTGGTCGGGAAGATCCTCGAGGAGTGCGCGCACGAGATGAAAGATCGGCTCGGGGGGCTTTCGCCCGCTGAGTACCACGCTCGGCATGGCCCGATTTCGGTCGAGCGCATGTATGAGCCGCCGGACTGGATCGTGTGGGACGAGCAGACTTATCGCGGCGACGCGTACGCGACGTACGGGTGGGGATGCGACGTGGCGGAGCTGGAGCTCGATCCGGATACGTACGAAGTGAAGCCGATCAGGTTCACTGCCGTGCAGGAGTTCGGGCGACCGATTCATCCCGCGCTCGCCCGCGGACAGATCGAGGGCGGCACGGCGCAAGGACTTGGTTACGCACTGCTGGAGAGAGTGGTGATGCGCAACGGCGCGATGGCCAATAGCCAGCTCACCAATTACGTGATACCGACGACACTCGACATGCCTGAGATGGATGTCGTGATGATGGAGAATCCGTATCCTGGCGGACCCTTCGGAGCGAAGGGATTGGGTGAGCTTCCGATGGACGGGCCGGCGCCGGCCATAGTGAACGCGCTCAGAAGCCTCGGACTCGATGTGCGTGAGATTCCCGCGAC
This genomic interval carries:
- a CDS encoding nucleotidyltransferase family protein codes for the protein MILAAGGSTRFGSPKQLLMHGGETLVRRAASAALAAGLAPVIVVVGANADEIVPSLGALTVEIVVNHQWKSGLASSLTAGLRFLDHQTSYDGVLVMLADQPLVDAPALQGLVNRFGQGRRIVASEYAGTLGVPAIFGREHMPSLMKLTGDTGAGRWLRENRGEVTAVPLDTAALDIDTPADAERLPTPASRAERCGGGSTPGRVP
- a CDS encoding PDZ domain-containing protein, whose product is MRLAKSSLGISLIALLAVAPATVRAQEPPKGWVGVVITTGIGQANESGAMVFNDYPVIESIEPGSPAEKAGLQTGDLLISINSQDFRKNPIPMSSLLVPGQRITFRYKRNDVLRRISLEVVERPVNTSGRVVLSIIGPAPSEGAGTRARTEATMSRPVRTRIALPPMVSIAPIAFGTGTPFIGIAGAELTQLNADLRDALNLKGDGVFVINVAVGTPAGDAGLKSGDVIVRAAKEAVQNPGELIRLMRASVDNSLQLQVLRKRKAQTITLRW
- a CDS encoding xanthine dehydrogenase family protein molybdopterin-binding subunit, which translates into the protein MTEVRGIVQRSARRNSPIFKLAAFRSAPHLLMMSAVGSSVARKDGIGKATGGARYIDDLVFPGMLHGRTIRSTVPRGRIKSIRLDFDTSGFTVVDYRDVPAKNAVDLMTQDQPFLTEREVKHMAEPVLLLAHENKERLNAATVVIEYEEQEPLFDPEKSTEVFKEVEIVKGDAESALAGSDVIIVEGTYRTGHQEHVYIEPNGVIAVPEEGGIAVYGSMQCPFYVLKALRCMLGSAYPNVRVIQTETGGGFGGKEEYPSIISGHAVLLALKSGRPVKIVYDREEDMIATTKRHPSIVRHRTGVTRDGRLVAMDVDVLMDGGAYATLSPTVLSRGCIHASGPYKCDNIRIRGRTVFTNTPPNGAFRGFGAPQTEFAVEVHMDRIAEQLGMDSVELRRINALRPGDTTATGQVLRDDASAHMVLDEAVRRTDFARKRREWKGTNRSIGLSLFYHGAGFTGAGERNLKSKARLDLTPTGVRIAVGSTEIGQGTRTMHAQIVTDALGMLYESVEVAQPDTSRVADSGPTVASRTCMVVGKILEECAHEMKDRLGGLSPAEYHARHGPISVERMYEPPDWIVWDEQTYRGDAYATYGWGCDVAELELDPDTYEVKPIRFTAVQEFGRPIHPALARGQIEGGTAQGLGYALLERVVMRNGAMANSQLTNYVIPTTLDMPEMDVVMMENPYPGGPFGAKGLGELPMDGPAPAIVNALRSLGLDVREIPATPELLATCMTA
- a CDS encoding XdhC family protein gives rise to the protein MTTHRAIVDALSHSALRGESVVLATVVSVTGSNYGGVGTRMVVRVDGSTVGVVSGGCLETDLAEHARQAHADARAIVVTYDTRGDDDAAWGLGLGCNGLIDVLLEPLPPMQAGAFAVLLEQALEFAAPSVLASVMRSSGAEGAPALGAHALFTGREIQTVGDWGYRTELAAAEADAFEALNAGRRGLTREYGSVAIAFEVVVPAVRLVICGSGPDVVPLVKAGVELGWNLTVVDHRPVEHAHAERFPGATVVECEDAIRLADAVALDGHTAAVVMSHHYARDLDYVSALLESDVVYIGVLGPRARTKRILAEMTSAGETVRGDERLFAPVGMDIGGDGPDAIALSIIAEVSAVTSRRAGGHLRDRKGPLHESPSSATTEI
- a CDS encoding ATP-binding protein, with amino-acid sequence MDSFKEDRSICGCGNVHGIRRVVLTGGPGAGKSAVLELVKQSFCPHVMVLPESAGIVFGGGFPRRPDLGASQAAQRAIFHVQRELENAAEGQNPAVILCDRGTVDGGAYWSGSPDLWTSVGTTLPAQLARYSAVIHLRVPSADGGYNNNNLLRVESATEAAKIDDRIAQLWAKHPHRFSVEPAESFLVKAARVLEILKELVPECCRHHIVPLSKLE